One stretch of Rosistilla oblonga DNA includes these proteins:
- a CDS encoding IS4 family transposase, which produces MTARKSHSMSSDARTQNLSAAFELLKQWTDIGDADVFEELGPAAVYKTSVVLWLMLFQRLNPKASLRDAVLHFIATAPPELKTNKRLREGSLSTKSSSYSDARHRLSLKAAHWFQERVASSIVNSTAPTWGDRRVFLIDGTTFTLAPVAELQAAYPPASNQYGESVWPIAYVVFAHELSSGAAVPEEIGAMYGPNAVSETRLAQTLMKRLPAKSIIMADAGFGIFSTAYHAHLNGHNFVLRLKKDRFNRIRKRAELIHSTATSKSYRVSWTPSAKERVTNPDLPSDCVIAAMIHELKIGEESLYLVEDIDATPKQLRDLYWKRNDIEVDIRNIKLVIGTEEIRAKSKEMFLKEFALSMVAYNLATQLRRQAAVIAECEPRELSFTGVWSVYRHMLQGIEVSDPGRWIERLDRVLHYASKQKLPNRPGRSYPREAYARRPKTTHFQKRRKKSKPNDPEEPTSK; this is translated from the coding sequence CAGCGGCCGTCTATAAAACAAGTGTAGTTCTGTGGCTGATGCTCTTCCAACGCCTCAACCCCAAGGCGAGTCTGCGAGATGCCGTTCTCCACTTTATCGCAACGGCTCCCCCGGAACTCAAGACGAACAAGCGACTTCGTGAGGGTTCGCTTTCGACGAAGAGCAGCAGTTACAGCGATGCACGACATCGGCTCAGCTTGAAGGCAGCTCATTGGTTCCAAGAGCGTGTCGCGTCGTCGATCGTTAACTCGACGGCGCCGACATGGGGTGACCGGCGTGTGTTCTTGATCGATGGAACGACCTTTACACTGGCTCCAGTGGCCGAGCTTCAGGCCGCTTACCCACCCGCCTCTAACCAGTACGGCGAAAGTGTGTGGCCAATCGCGTATGTGGTTTTCGCACATGAACTCAGCTCGGGGGCAGCAGTGCCTGAGGAGATTGGAGCTATGTATGGCCCAAACGCCGTCTCAGAAACTCGGCTTGCTCAAACTCTCATGAAGCGACTCCCGGCTAAATCCATCATCATGGCCGACGCTGGGTTCGGAATATTTTCGACTGCTTATCATGCCCATTTGAATGGACACAATTTTGTTCTACGGCTAAAGAAAGATCGATTCAATCGAATTCGGAAGCGGGCAGAGCTAATCCATTCGACAGCCACTTCGAAAAGCTACCGGGTGTCCTGGACTCCTTCGGCCAAGGAACGAGTAACCAATCCAGACCTCCCATCCGACTGTGTCATAGCGGCGATGATCCATGAATTGAAGATCGGGGAAGAGAGCCTCTACCTCGTCGAGGATATCGATGCGACGCCCAAGCAACTGCGCGATCTGTACTGGAAACGCAACGATATCGAAGTCGATATCCGCAACATCAAACTGGTAATCGGTACCGAAGAGATCCGAGCGAAGTCGAAGGAGATGTTTCTCAAAGAGTTCGCCTTGTCGATGGTAGCGTACAATTTAGCGACCCAATTGCGTCGCCAAGCCGCAGTGATTGCCGAGTGTGAGCCCCGCGAATTAAGCTTTACGGGCGTGTGGTCTGTCTACCGTCACATGCTGCAGGGGATTGAAGTCAGTGACCCCGGTCGTTGGATCGAACGTTTGGATCGCGTGCTGCACTACGCCTCAAAGCAAAAGCTTCCCAACCGCCCAGGCCGCAGTTATCCACGCGAGGCCTACGCCCGCCGCCCCAAAACCACCCACTTCCAGAAACGAAGAAAGAAAAGTAAACCCAACGATCCAGAAGAACCAACGTCAAAGTGA
- a CDS encoding TolC family protein has product MTAADAADYRRGIATSFAAVVMLLLLLLPLAVLVGCASKGPMPTFAASSLPPMSESGETIAPERWWTTFDDDGLDREVNLALGDNFDLAVALSRLRAAQAVTRIAASDWCWDVNGFSESSRTFGPGRDASQMTWGLDASYQVDLFGQIRSRVDAERFRTDATRSDYQAVALSLSAEVARTWYSLIESYAQIKLLEEQVETNREGLKAVELRYAEVGEGGPNVLRQQQLVQSTMEQMVVVRAGIEVLEHQLAVLTGQPPQTARYQPGDKLPELPPMPFAGLPADLLNRRPDVRAAYFALAAADRDVAAAVSDQYPRLNLGASIVNSAQNPETLFRDWFLSLGGQLIGPIIDGGQRRAEVARTQAVVWQRFSEYRQTTLIALQEVEDALALERRQIERIELLEAQLESAELASQQLLQYFITGNTSYLDVLSAAQSRQSLQRSLLSARLDLIQIRIGLYLALAGAFDTRPIENNGLLLDAPRLTSDTDFDDSDAGELLPPPAGMPVDASPAPTELPSPAAGSGTVKPAKEFDLNE; this is encoded by the coding sequence GTGACGGCTGCCGACGCCGCGGACTACCGCCGTGGCATCGCCACCTCGTTCGCGGCGGTGGTGATGCTTTTGCTGCTGTTGTTGCCGCTAGCGGTGTTGGTTGGCTGCGCTAGCAAAGGGCCGATGCCTACTTTCGCTGCTAGTTCGCTGCCGCCGATGTCCGAGAGTGGCGAAACGATTGCACCGGAGCGATGGTGGACGACGTTCGACGATGACGGCTTGGATCGCGAAGTCAATTTGGCTCTCGGCGACAACTTTGATCTCGCCGTCGCACTCAGTCGCCTGCGAGCCGCTCAAGCGGTGACGCGGATCGCTGCGTCGGATTGGTGCTGGGATGTGAACGGATTTTCTGAGTCGTCGCGTACATTTGGACCGGGGCGAGATGCATCGCAGATGACGTGGGGGCTGGATGCGAGCTACCAGGTCGATCTGTTTGGACAAATTCGTTCGCGCGTCGACGCCGAACGCTTTCGGACCGATGCGACTCGTTCGGACTATCAAGCGGTTGCACTGTCACTTTCCGCAGAGGTCGCCCGCACGTGGTACTCGCTGATCGAATCCTACGCTCAGATAAAGCTTCTCGAAGAACAAGTCGAGACGAACCGGGAGGGCTTGAAAGCCGTCGAGTTGCGGTATGCGGAAGTCGGCGAAGGCGGCCCCAACGTTTTGCGTCAGCAACAGTTAGTGCAATCGACGATGGAGCAGATGGTTGTCGTGCGGGCCGGCATCGAAGTGCTCGAACACCAGCTGGCGGTGCTCACCGGGCAACCGCCGCAAACCGCCAGGTACCAACCGGGCGACAAATTGCCCGAACTCCCGCCGATGCCATTCGCCGGTCTGCCCGCGGATCTGCTGAATCGCCGCCCCGATGTCCGCGCCGCCTACTTTGCCTTGGCCGCAGCCGACCGAGATGTGGCTGCCGCCGTTAGCGATCAATACCCGCGGCTGAACCTCGGAGCTTCGATTGTCAATTCGGCTCAGAATCCCGAAACGCTTTTCCGGGACTGGTTCCTTTCGCTCGGCGGACAATTGATCGGCCCGATCATCGACGGCGGCCAGCGACGCGCCGAAGTCGCCAGGACGCAGGCTGTCGTGTGGCAGCGGTTCAGCGAATACCGACAAACGACATTGATCGCGCTGCAGGAAGTCGAAGATGCGTTGGCGCTGGAGCGTCGGCAGATCGAGCGGATCGAATTGCTGGAAGCTCAGCTCGAGAGTGCGGAACTCGCCTCTCAGCAGCTGCTGCAGTACTTTATTACCGGTAATACCAGTTACTTGGACGTTCTCAGCGCTGCTCAGTCTCGCCAAAGCTTGCAACGATCGCTTCTGTCTGCCAGATTGGATCTAATCCAGATCCGTATCGGTTTGTATTTGGCTCTAGCGGGCGCCTTCGACACGCGGCCGATTGAAAACAATGGGTTGCTCTTGGACGCCCCGCGATTAACCTCAGATACTGATTTCGACGATAGCGACGCGGGCGAATTATTGCCCCCTCCTGCCGGGATGCCAGTCGACGCATCTCCCGCCCCTACAGAATTGCCTTCGCCGGCGGCCGGAAGTGGCACGGTGAAGCCCGCCAAAGAATTCGATTTAAATGAGTGA
- a CDS encoding AraC family transcriptional regulator, with product MSSAIMPRHPKQFLYAAIKLVYKTGMKKTASRNRFFERLDPSQQPLALFDLLPDVSFFVKDRRGRFMALNRRGCEYCGVVSEQAAIGKTDHDFFPKTRADTYREDDEQVMSSGEAIVNRIESAPEDAGSPRLVATSKIPLRDRRGRVIGVAGFSRQIERIQSGTADAMAEVIQYIHNHFTEALSSEELATMAGLSVSHFERRFRLAFGASPRQYLIRVRIENAATKLRSSDQSITAIALSCGFYDHAHFSRSFKNLMNMSPSAYRTKTQHVHETKKTERRRR from the coding sequence GTGTCGTCTGCAATTATGCCGCGGCACCCCAAGCAATTCTTGTACGCCGCGATCAAGTTGGTGTATAAAACCGGCATGAAAAAGACAGCTTCACGGAATCGTTTTTTTGAACGTCTCGATCCCAGCCAGCAACCGCTAGCGTTGTTTGATCTGCTGCCCGACGTCTCATTTTTCGTGAAGGATCGCCGCGGGCGATTCATGGCTCTCAATCGCCGCGGGTGTGAATATTGCGGCGTCGTTTCCGAACAGGCAGCGATCGGTAAAACGGATCACGACTTCTTTCCCAAGACGCGAGCCGACACTTACCGCGAAGACGATGAGCAGGTGATGTCGTCCGGCGAAGCGATCGTCAATCGGATCGAAAGTGCCCCCGAGGACGCCGGTTCGCCGCGTCTGGTCGCAACCAGCAAGATCCCGCTCCGCGACCGCCGAGGACGCGTGATCGGCGTCGCCGGATTTTCACGCCAGATCGAACGCATCCAGTCGGGAACCGCCGACGCGATGGCCGAAGTGATCCAGTACATTCACAACCACTTCACCGAGGCACTCTCCAGCGAGGAACTCGCGACGATGGCGGGGCTATCGGTCAGCCACTTCGAACGCCGCTTCCGGTTGGCTTTTGGCGCCTCGCCACGACAGTACCTGATACGCGTTCGGATCGAAAACGCTGCCACCAAGTTGCGCAGTAGCGATCAAAGTATTACCGCGATCGCATTGAGTTGCGGATTCTACGATCACGCCCATTTCAGCCGCAGTTTCAAGAACCTGATGAACATGTCACCCTCGGCCTATCGAACAAAAACGCAACACGTCCATGAAACCAAGAAGACCGAACGGCGACGACGGTGA
- a CDS encoding DUF1553 domain-containing protein: MKQKPIAILALLWGLSAAAQSPVNAAEIDFNRDIRPILSDKCFYCHGPDEGTRAADLRLDLREEAEYVLDSDDLVDRVRSADRDTVMPPPHSNLSLSEAEKDLLERWIAAGAPYAKHWAFELLPASIDVPEVQQPKWPRQTLDRFVLAGIEAAKLEPNPEAVPLRWLRRVTMDLTGLPPTPEEIGRFESQCETDHEAAYRAAVDRLLESTAFGEQMAVGWLDLARYADSYGYQSDKLNTQWPYRDWVVRAFNENLPYDDFLTWQIAGDLLDAPTTDQRLATAFNRIHRLNNEGGAVFKEWRIENVADRVHTFGTAVLGLTMECCRCHDHKYDPISMRDYYSLSAFFNSIDESGVYDRTEKVPCPSMLLPTEEQSAALAKAKTQLAAAERTYQSQVDAATPRWSAWRDALVEGKSLTIPDLRVAISFDSDFDDAIKEIYHPSEGDRGWAPMPELVEVPEIAIPRIDADDAADIVQNSGKVSRRALSLDGERGVTVHGIDPLDRWTPFSVVVTLRETRRTAQRSLIAHHTRGTDCGYNGWDLTIVDGHVESRMGRVWPGNAIGVRTTDPIPADQWLQLAATYDGSSTAKGQRIYLDGKQLETTVLRDEMKKSANVKVDHGGEFVVGQRFRARGLAGGLIDDVRLYTRNLTSPELRLLASGSGRATEAYYVSAIDKACRETFTQLAEARHAVVMAEEVMHEIPVMSELDAPIETHLLARGEYDAPTDETTRVIRDIPASLSLPFSDDLPRDRLGLARWVTHPSHPLTARVAINHLWGRFFESPLMRTPENFGLQGELPTHPELLDWLARDFIDSGWDVKQACRNIVLSATYRQDSAIELHKLTADPENRLLARGPAHRYSAEQIRDLALAASGLLNPQLGGPPVSPYQPGEDLWREANGMSPAWQQSVGKSLHRRSMYSVWKRTVPLPNMLAFDSTTREVCTVERTRTNTPLQALVLLNDVQFVEAARVLAENTLNASDVDAGIGQAFQRLTGRKPDETEAELLRGLFHHERAYFTEHEPAARTLLELGDSPLQSDASVIDLAAMTVTCQAILNLDATIWKR, translated from the coding sequence ATGAAACAGAAACCAATCGCCATCCTCGCATTGTTGTGGGGACTGTCGGCGGCAGCCCAATCGCCTGTCAACGCAGCTGAAATCGATTTCAATCGCGACATTCGTCCGATCTTGTCTGACAAGTGCTTTTACTGCCACGGCCCCGATGAAGGGACGCGGGCAGCCGACTTGCGACTGGATCTCCGCGAAGAGGCCGAATATGTGCTCGATTCCGACGATCTGGTCGACCGCGTTCGCAGCGCTGATCGCGACACGGTGATGCCTCCGCCTCATTCAAACCTTTCGCTAAGCGAAGCGGAGAAGGATCTGTTGGAGCGGTGGATCGCAGCCGGTGCACCTTACGCCAAGCATTGGGCGTTTGAGTTGTTGCCAGCGTCGATCGATGTGCCTGAGGTGCAACAGCCGAAGTGGCCCCGGCAGACGCTCGACCGTTTTGTGTTGGCGGGGATCGAAGCGGCTAAGCTGGAACCGAACCCCGAGGCGGTGCCGCTGCGTTGGCTGCGCCGCGTCACGATGGACCTTACCGGGCTGCCACCGACGCCCGAGGAGATTGGTCGTTTTGAATCGCAGTGTGAAACAGACCACGAAGCCGCCTATCGCGCCGCGGTCGACCGGCTGCTCGAATCGACAGCCTTTGGCGAACAGATGGCTGTTGGCTGGTTGGACCTGGCGCGATACGCCGATTCGTATGGCTACCAATCGGACAAATTGAACACGCAATGGCCCTATCGCGACTGGGTCGTTCGGGCGTTCAACGAAAACCTGCCTTACGACGACTTCCTGACTTGGCAAATCGCCGGCGACTTGTTGGACGCTCCGACCACGGACCAACGGCTGGCGACAGCTTTCAACCGGATCCACCGGTTGAACAACGAAGGGGGCGCCGTCTTTAAGGAATGGCGAATCGAAAACGTCGCCGACCGCGTCCACACGTTCGGAACGGCGGTGCTTGGGCTGACGATGGAGTGCTGCCGCTGCCACGATCACAAGTACGATCCGATCTCGATGCGCGATTATTATTCGCTTTCGGCCTTCTTCAATTCGATCGACGAGAGTGGTGTTTACGACCGAACCGAAAAGGTGCCGTGTCCGTCGATGCTGTTGCCAACCGAGGAACAATCGGCGGCGTTGGCAAAAGCGAAAACGCAGCTCGCCGCGGCGGAGCGGACGTATCAATCGCAGGTCGACGCCGCCACGCCGCGTTGGTCAGCGTGGCGCGATGCGTTGGTCGAGGGGAAGTCGCTGACGATTCCCGATCTGCGTGTCGCGATCTCGTTCGACAGCGATTTCGACGATGCGATTAAAGAAATCTATCACCCCTCGGAGGGCGATCGCGGTTGGGCTCCGATGCCCGAATTGGTCGAGGTGCCAGAAATAGCGATCCCGCGCATCGATGCCGACGACGCTGCAGATATCGTGCAAAACAGCGGCAAAGTCTCGCGACGGGCGTTGTCGCTCGATGGCGAGCGTGGCGTGACGGTGCATGGCATCGATCCGCTCGATCGCTGGACGCCATTCAGCGTGGTCGTCACCTTGCGTGAGACTCGGCGAACGGCGCAGCGTAGTCTGATCGCACACCACACACGCGGAACCGACTGCGGTTACAACGGCTGGGACCTGACTATTGTCGACGGTCACGTGGAATCACGGATGGGTCGAGTTTGGCCGGGGAACGCGATCGGAGTTCGCACGACCGATCCTATTCCGGCGGATCAATGGCTTCAGTTGGCTGCGACTTATGACGGATCATCGACGGCAAAAGGGCAGCGCATCTATCTCGACGGCAAGCAGCTGGAAACAACTGTTCTGCGCGATGAGATGAAGAAGAGTGCCAATGTGAAGGTCGACCACGGCGGCGAGTTTGTCGTCGGGCAGCGTTTTCGAGCGCGTGGGCTCGCTGGCGGCTTGATCGATGACGTGCGTCTGTACACCCGCAACCTGACTTCGCCGGAGCTGCGGCTGCTTGCCAGCGGATCGGGGCGAGCGACGGAAGCCTATTACGTTTCGGCGATCGATAAAGCGTGTCGCGAAACGTTCACGCAGCTGGCTGAAGCGCGTCACGCGGTCGTGATGGCAGAGGAAGTCATGCATGAAATCCCCGTCATGTCTGAACTCGACGCGCCGATCGAAACACATCTGCTGGCACGCGGAGAATACGATGCACCGACAGACGAAACGACGCGCGTGATCCGCGATATCCCGGCAAGTCTTTCGCTTCCGTTTTCGGACGACTTGCCGCGCGATCGGCTGGGGCTGGCTCGTTGGGTAACGCATCCATCGCATCCGTTGACCGCGCGTGTTGCGATCAATCATCTCTGGGGGCGGTTCTTTGAATCGCCGTTGATGCGGACGCCTGAGAACTTTGGTTTGCAGGGTGAATTGCCGACGCATCCCGAACTGCTCGACTGGCTCGCTCGCGACTTTATCGACAGCGGTTGGGATGTTAAGCAGGCTTGCCGCAATATCGTGTTGTCGGCCACCTATCGACAGGACTCGGCCATTGAGTTGCATAAGTTGACCGCCGACCCCGAGAACCGGTTGCTAGCCCGCGGACCGGCGCATCGTTATTCGGCTGAACAGATTCGCGACCTTGCGCTCGCCGCTAGTGGCCTGTTGAATCCGCAGCTTGGTGGTCCGCCGGTCTCGCCCTATCAGCCCGGTGAAGATTTGTGGCGGGAGGCGAATGGGATGTCGCCGGCTTGGCAGCAGTCGGTGGGCAAGTCGTTGCATCGCCGTTCAATGTATTCGGTCTGGAAGCGAACCGTTCCGCTGCCGAACATGCTGGCTTTCGATTCGACCACGCGGGAGGTTTGTACGGTCGAGCGGACGCGGACGAATACTCCGCTGCAGGCGCTGGTGCTGCTGAACGACGTGCAGTTTGTGGAAGCCGCTCGCGTGCTGGCGGAAAACACGTTGAACGCATCGGACGTGGACGCCGGAATCGGCCAAGCCTTCCAGCGGTTGACGGGCCGCAAACCGGACGAAACGGAAGCCGAACTGCTCCGCGGCTTGTTCCATCACGAACGCGCCTACTTCACCGAACACGAACCGGCCGCCCGAACGCTGTTGGAACTCGGCGATTCGCCGTTGCAAAGCGACGCGTCGGTTATCGACCTAGCGGCGATGACTGTCACCTGCCAGGCGATTCTAAATCTCGATGCCACGATCTGGAAACGATAA
- a CDS encoding DUF1501 domain-containing protein, which yields MTTTFTDATSVNRRLFFRRGAAGIGVAALANLLKENAHAAVDQADSLVESEGLHFAPKAKRIIYLCQSGGPAQHDLFDYKPLLNQRNGSELPASIRGQQRLTGMSANQSSLPLAGSQFKFAQHGQSGAWLSELLPYHREIVDDVCFVKSMYTEAINHDPAITFFQTGSQIAGRPSLGAWMSYGLGSENKDLPSFIVLVSSNQGGQPLYGRLWGSGFLDSRHQGIQFRGGADPVLYLSNPKGVSSSRRRSQLDVIGQLNRHQFQRELDPEIESRIAQYEMAYRMQTSVPDAANFADEPESTFKAYGEDARTPGTFAANCLLARRLAQRDVRFIQVYHQGWDQHSNLPKQIAGQAKETDQASAALVKDLKQCGLLKDTLVIWGGEFGRTPYSQGTLKPGNYGRDHHPRCFTTWMAGGGIKPGISYGATDEFGYNITEKGVHVHDFNATILHLMGIDHERLTFKYQGRRFRLTDVHGHVVNEIVS from the coding sequence ATGACCACTACTTTTACCGACGCAACTTCCGTCAATCGTAGACTCTTCTTCCGTCGTGGTGCCGCCGGAATCGGGGTGGCAGCACTGGCGAACCTGCTGAAGGAAAACGCTCACGCCGCGGTGGATCAAGCCGATTCGCTGGTGGAAAGCGAAGGACTTCATTTCGCGCCGAAGGCCAAGCGGATCATTTATCTGTGTCAGTCCGGTGGGCCGGCTCAACATGATCTGTTCGATTACAAACCGCTGTTGAACCAACGCAACGGCAGCGAACTGCCAGCTTCGATTCGCGGGCAACAGCGTTTGACGGGGATGTCGGCGAACCAGTCGTCGTTGCCATTGGCTGGGTCGCAATTCAAGTTCGCTCAGCACGGTCAGTCGGGGGCGTGGTTGAGTGAGCTGCTGCCCTATCATCGCGAGATCGTCGACGATGTTTGTTTTGTCAAATCGATGTACACCGAAGCGATCAATCACGACCCGGCGATTACATTTTTCCAAACCGGATCGCAGATCGCGGGCCGTCCGTCGCTGGGGGCGTGGATGTCTTATGGGCTCGGCAGCGAAAACAAGGACCTGCCATCGTTCATCGTGTTGGTGTCGTCCAATCAAGGAGGTCAGCCGCTGTACGGACGCTTGTGGGGCAGCGGATTCTTGGATTCGCGACATCAAGGAATTCAATTCCGCGGAGGTGCCGATCCGGTGCTGTACCTGTCGAACCCGAAAGGTGTTTCTTCAAGCCGTCGGCGATCCCAGTTGGATGTGATCGGCCAGTTGAACCGCCACCAGTTTCAACGAGAGCTGGATCCAGAGATCGAGTCGCGGATCGCGCAATATGAAATGGCGTATCGAATGCAAACCAGCGTCCCCGACGCCGCAAACTTTGCCGACGAACCCGAGTCGACTTTCAAGGCCTACGGCGAAGACGCGCGGACGCCCGGCACGTTCGCAGCTAATTGTTTGTTGGCTCGGCGGCTGGCGCAGCGCGATGTCCGCTTCATACAGGTCTACCATCAAGGCTGGGACCAGCATTCCAATCTGCCAAAACAGATTGCCGGCCAAGCCAAAGAGACCGACCAGGCGTCTGCGGCGTTGGTCAAAGACTTAAAGCAATGCGGCTTACTGAAAGACACGCTCGTGATTTGGGGCGGCGAGTTCGGCCGGACACCCTATTCGCAGGGAACGCTGAAGCCGGGCAACTACGGCCGCGACCATCATCCTCGCTGCTTCACGACCTGGATGGCCGGTGGTGGCATTAAGCCAGGGATCTCGTACGGTGCGACGGATGAGTTCGGATACAACATCACCGAGAAAGGCGTTCACGTTCACGATTTTAATGCGACCATCCTGCATTTGATGGGCATCGACCACGAACGGCTGACCTTCAAATATCAAGGCCGGCGTTTCCGGCTAACCGACGTGCATGGACATGTTGTCAATGAAATAGTGTCATGA
- a CDS encoding IS256 family transposase, with product MNQTKADRTDVPVDNQIDPEVVSFRAQFDQRSPLDEIVREGARRMLQAAIDAEVEAFISLHADRIDERGRRLVVKNGSLPERKILTGAGSIAVTQGRVRDNAPDRSKRVTFSPSVLPSYLRKTKAIEELIPWLYLKGISTGDLGEALQSLVGERAAGLSANVVCRLKEQWCSEYDDWSKRDLSGKQYVYVWADGIHAKVRLEDDANKKQCLLVLMGATPDGKKELIAVLDGYRESEQSWSELLIDLKQRGLKMAPKIAIGDGALGFWAAIRKVFPETREQRCWVHKTANVLNKMPKSVQPKAKGDLHEIWQAETKAEANKAFDHFLEKYGAKYAPACACLMKDRDVLLAFYDFPAEHWSHLRTTNPIESTFATIRLRHRKTKGSGTRRASLAMMFKLAQSASKKWRRLNCHEKITLVTEGRSFKDGIMQDEIAA from the coding sequence ATGAATCAGACTAAAGCAGATCGAACCGACGTGCCAGTGGACAACCAGATCGATCCCGAAGTGGTTTCCTTTCGAGCGCAGTTCGACCAGCGAAGCCCGCTCGACGAGATTGTCCGCGAGGGAGCCAGACGCATGCTGCAAGCGGCGATCGATGCCGAAGTCGAAGCCTTTATCTCCTTGCACGCGGATCGAATCGACGAGCGTGGCAGAAGGCTCGTCGTCAAGAACGGCAGCCTGCCGGAGCGAAAAATCCTCACCGGTGCTGGCTCCATCGCGGTCACTCAAGGTCGAGTTCGCGACAACGCTCCGGATCGCAGCAAGCGAGTCACATTCTCGCCCAGCGTGCTGCCAAGCTACCTGCGCAAGACCAAAGCTATCGAAGAACTGATCCCTTGGCTGTACCTCAAAGGCATCTCCACGGGCGATTTGGGAGAAGCGCTTCAATCGCTCGTGGGCGAGCGGGCTGCTGGCCTGAGCGCGAACGTCGTCTGTCGTCTCAAAGAGCAGTGGTGCAGCGAGTACGACGACTGGAGCAAACGCGATCTCTCGGGTAAGCAATACGTTTACGTCTGGGCTGATGGCATTCACGCGAAGGTCCGACTGGAAGACGATGCCAACAAAAAGCAGTGCTTGCTGGTGCTAATGGGAGCAACTCCCGATGGGAAAAAGGAACTGATCGCCGTCCTCGATGGCTACCGTGAAAGCGAACAAAGCTGGAGTGAACTGCTCATCGATCTCAAGCAACGAGGCCTGAAGATGGCTCCGAAGATCGCCATCGGTGACGGTGCGTTAGGCTTCTGGGCGGCGATTCGGAAAGTGTTTCCCGAGACCCGCGAACAGCGCTGCTGGGTCCATAAGACGGCCAACGTTTTGAACAAGATGCCCAAGAGCGTGCAGCCCAAGGCGAAGGGTGACCTGCACGAAATTTGGCAAGCCGAGACGAAGGCCGAAGCGAACAAAGCGTTCGATCACTTCCTTGAAAAGTACGGTGCGAAATACGCTCCTGCATGCGCGTGCTTAATGAAGGACCGTGACGTGCTGCTGGCATTCTACGACTTCCCGGCGGAGCACTGGAGTCACCTCCGAACGACCAACCCGATCGAGTCCACGTTCGCGACGATCCGGCTTCGCCATCGAAAGACCAAAGGAAGTGGAACCCGGCGAGCAAGCTTGGCGATGATGTTCAAGCTCGCCCAATCAGCATCCAAGAAATGGAGACGCCTGAACTGCCACGAAAAGATCACTCTCGTCACCGAAGGGCGTTCCTTCAAAGACGGAATCATGCAGGATGAGATCGCCGCCTAA
- a CDS encoding S1 RNA-binding domain-containing protein has protein sequence MIQIGRTYTLEVLKETEFGVYLDAENLGEILLPNRHTPPGLEPGDSVEVFLYLDSEERPIATTQTPKAELGEFAYLQVKDCTPVGAFLDWGLDKDVLVPFGEQHRPMVVGKSYIVHLYLDNQERITATSKIDKIVEEDDQHDFRPQQAVDLIIGNSTELGYKAIVDQSHWGLLYKDEVDQRISFGQSIRGYIKHIRDDGKIDLSLKSGQEIRDSYSQVIQDYLRDHNGFAPVHDKSPPEQIAQLFGMSKGQFKKAIGGLFKQRVITIESDGIRLV, from the coding sequence ATGATTCAAATCGGCAGGACGTACACTTTAGAGGTGCTCAAAGAGACGGAATTTGGAGTCTATTTGGACGCCGAAAATCTCGGCGAGATCCTGCTCCCCAACAGACATACACCTCCTGGTTTAGAGCCCGGTGATTCTGTCGAGGTTTTCCTCTACCTCGACTCGGAAGAGCGGCCGATCGCGACGACGCAAACGCCCAAAGCGGAGTTGGGCGAGTTTGCGTATCTGCAAGTCAAAGATTGCACACCGGTCGGGGCGTTCTTGGATTGGGGATTGGATAAGGATGTCTTGGTTCCGTTTGGGGAACAGCATCGTCCGATGGTCGTCGGGAAATCCTACATCGTCCACCTCTATTTGGATAACCAGGAACGGATCACCGCGACGTCGAAGATCGATAAGATTGTGGAGGAGGATGACCAACACGATTTCCGCCCGCAGCAGGCTGTCGATTTAATCATCGGAAACAGCACCGAACTGGGCTACAAAGCGATCGTCGATCAGAGTCATTGGGGGCTGCTGTACAAAGACGAAGTCGATCAACGGATCAGTTTTGGGCAGAGCATTCGCGGTTACATCAAACATATTCGCGACGACGGCAAGATCGACCTGAGTCTAAAAAGCGGTCAAGAAATCCGCGACAGCTACAGCCAAGTGATTCAAGATTATTTGCGCGATCACAACGGGTTTGCTCCGGTTCATGACAAGTCACCGCCAGAACAGATCGCTCAGCTTTTCGGCATGAGCAAGGGACAATTCAAAAAGGCGATCGGTGGCCTGTTCAAGCAGCGAGTGATCACCATCGAAAGCGATGGCATACGCCTGGTTTGA